A portion of the Pseudomonas synxantha BG33R genome contains these proteins:
- a CDS encoding flagellar brake protein, with the protein MFNAPNAEDAPQPPKVLTTPLEVASTLRMLQESHDPLIITFHERSQRFQSYLVDIDRDSKTLALDEMIPRDGERYLENGEPFRIEGFHEGVRVAWESNGTLNISEKDGHRIYSGSMPDEVVYHQRRNAFRAALKLAQLVNIELGGEKLKAPISGKLLDISATGCKLRFEGDISERLQLGQVYDRFIAALPFGSMTTSVELRYLHFEDKINTTFAGVRFHNMSGLVQRQVERFVYQLQREARRFDKDDDL; encoded by the coding sequence GTGTTCAACGCCCCTAATGCGGAAGATGCACCGCAGCCACCGAAGGTGCTCACTACGCCTCTGGAAGTCGCCAGCACATTACGGATGCTGCAAGAAAGCCATGATCCGCTGATCATCACTTTCCACGAACGCAGCCAGCGCTTTCAGAGCTATTTGGTGGATATTGATCGGGACAGCAAAACGCTGGCCCTGGATGAAATGATCCCCCGAGACGGTGAGCGCTACCTCGAGAACGGCGAACCCTTTCGTATCGAAGGCTTCCATGAAGGTGTACGGGTTGCCTGGGAAAGCAATGGCACGCTGAACATCAGCGAAAAAGACGGCCACCGTATCTATAGCGGCAGCATGCCTGACGAGGTGGTTTATCATCAGCGGCGCAATGCATTTCGCGCCGCACTGAAACTTGCGCAATTGGTGAATATCGAACTGGGCGGCGAGAAGCTCAAGGCACCGATCAGCGGCAAACTTCTGGACATTTCCGCCACTGGCTGCAAATTGCGCTTTGAGGGCGATATCTCCGAGCGCCTTCAGTTGGGCCAGGTCTATGACCGCTTTATCGCCGCCCTGCCCTTTGGCAGCATGACCACCTCCGTCGAACTGCGCTACCTGCACTTCGAAGACAAGATCAACACGACCTTTGCTGGCGTGCGTTTTCACAACATGAGTGGTTTGGTGCAGCGCCAGGTGGAGCGTTTTGTCTACCAGCTGCAGCGCGAGGCTCGGCGCTTCGACAAGGACGATGATCTTTAA
- the flgA gene encoding flagellar basal body P-ring formation chaperone FlgA: MDIKTTVSRRPSHRRLFCAVMALLALSIGATARADNVTLPDLLIGVTQGFLEFTVEDYLATTQTPGRYEIQVSQLDPRLRMPMCDKELTATLESPAQPIGRVTVKVRCEGASPWTVFVPAQVKLFRDVVVVARPLKRTGIIGYEDVALRERDISLINQGYLTSVDQAIGQRLTRPMVTDQVITLVHLEQAEVIRKGDQVVISASSGGLNVRMPGEALSNGGMSEQIRVKNLNSNRVIKARVTAPGQVEVAL, translated from the coding sequence ATGGATATTAAAACGACAGTTTCCCGACGCCCTAGCCACCGCAGGCTGTTCTGCGCCGTGATGGCGCTGCTTGCCTTGAGCATTGGCGCTACCGCACGCGCCGACAATGTCACCCTGCCTGATCTCCTTATCGGCGTCACCCAAGGTTTTCTTGAATTCACTGTAGAAGATTATCTGGCGACCACGCAGACGCCGGGACGTTATGAAATTCAGGTCAGCCAGTTGGACCCGCGCTTGCGCATGCCGATGTGCGACAAGGAATTGACAGCCACGCTGGAAAGCCCTGCCCAGCCCATCGGACGCGTAACGGTAAAAGTTCGCTGTGAAGGCGCCTCGCCCTGGACGGTATTCGTGCCGGCTCAGGTCAAGCTGTTCCGCGATGTGGTAGTGGTCGCGCGGCCGTTGAAACGCACCGGCATCATCGGCTACGAGGATGTGGCCCTGCGCGAGCGCGATATCAGCCTGATCAACCAGGGCTACCTGACCTCAGTGGATCAGGCTATCGGGCAGAGACTCACCCGACCAATGGTCACCGATCAGGTCATCACACTGGTTCACCTGGAACAGGCTGAAGTGATTCGCAAGGGTGACCAGGTGGTGATTTCGGCCAGCAGTGGCGGGCTGAACGTAAGGATGCCAGGGGAGGCACTGTCCAATGGCGGCATGAGCGAGCAGATTCGCGTCAAGAATCTCAACTCCAATCGCGTGATCAAGGCGCGGGTCACGGCGCCTGGTCAGGTCGAGGTCGCTTTATAG
- a CDS encoding chemotaxis protein CheV: MAGVMDSVNQRTQLVGQNRLELLLFRLDGKQLYGINVFKVREVLQCPKLTIMPKSSPVVCGVANIRGATIPILDLAMATGSAGLQDRQNPFVIITEYNTKTQGFLVRSVERIVNMNWEEIHPPPKGTGRDHYLTAVTRVDNQLVEIIDVEKILAEVAPTSETISVGVVDAETAHKAVSLRVLTVDDSSVARKQVTRCLQTVGVDVVALNDGRQALDYLRKLVDEGKKPEEEFLMMISDIEMPEMDGYTLTAEIRNDPRMQKLHIILHTSLSGVFNQAMVKKVGADDFLAKFRPDDLASRVVDRIKAADHG; encoded by the coding sequence ATGGCAGGTGTAATGGATTCAGTAAACCAGCGCACACAGCTGGTAGGGCAGAATCGCCTGGAGTTGTTGCTTTTTCGCCTGGATGGCAAACAGTTGTATGGCATCAACGTATTCAAAGTGCGGGAAGTGCTGCAATGCCCAAAGCTGACGATCATGCCCAAGTCCAGCCCAGTGGTGTGTGGTGTAGCCAACATCCGTGGCGCAACTATTCCCATTCTTGACCTGGCGATGGCCACGGGCTCGGCGGGTTTGCAAGACCGCCAGAACCCCTTTGTGATCATCACCGAGTACAACACCAAGACCCAGGGTTTCCTGGTGCGCTCGGTGGAGCGTATCGTCAATATGAACTGGGAAGAGATCCATCCGCCGCCCAAGGGCACCGGGCGCGATCACTACCTGACGGCGGTGACACGGGTCGATAACCAGTTGGTCGAAATCATCGACGTGGAAAAAATCCTCGCCGAAGTGGCACCCACCTCGGAAACCATCTCTGTGGGTGTGGTGGATGCCGAGACTGCACACAAGGCGGTGTCCCTGCGCGTATTGACTGTGGACGACTCCTCAGTGGCGCGCAAGCAGGTCACACGCTGCCTGCAGACCGTTGGTGTAGACGTGGTGGCCCTCAATGATGGTCGTCAGGCCCTGGATTACCTGCGCAAACTGGTGGACGAAGGCAAGAAGCCCGAAGAAGAATTCCTGATGATGATCTCCGACATCGAGATGCCGGAAATGGACGGCTACACGCTCACGGCCGAGATACGCAACGATCCACGCATGCAAAAACTGCATATCATCCTGCATACTTCGTTGTCGGGGGTATTCAATCAGGCAATGGTCAAGAAGGTTGGTGCTGATGACTTTCTGGCCAAGTTCCGTCCTGATGACCTCGCATCCCGGGTAGTCGACCGGATCAAGGCAGCAGATCACGGCTAG
- the flgB gene encoding flagellar basal body rod protein FlgB gives MSISFDKALGIHEQALGFRAQRAEVLANNIANADTPNYKARDLDFSAVLAAQQDKTKNGTFALNMTNSRHIEAQGLSKGDESLLYRTPMQPSIDQNTVDAQLEQSNYAENSVNFQASFTLLNSKFKGLMSALRGE, from the coding sequence ATGAGCATCAGCTTCGATAAAGCGCTCGGTATCCATGAACAAGCCCTGGGCTTTCGCGCCCAGCGTGCCGAAGTCCTGGCCAATAACATTGCCAACGCCGATACCCCGAACTACAAGGCTCGGGACCTGGACTTCTCTGCCGTGCTCGCCGCACAGCAAGACAAGACCAAGAACGGCACCTTCGCCTTGAACATGACCAACAGCCGTCATATCGAAGCGCAAGGCCTGAGCAAGGGTGACGAGTCGTTGCTGTATCGCACGCCGATGCAGCCGTCGATCGACCAGAACACCGTCGACGCACAGTTGGAGCAATCGAACTACGCCGAGAACTCGGTGAACTTCCAGGCCAGCTTTACCCTGCTCAACAGCAAATTCAAAGGGCTGATGTCAGCCCTGCGTGGAGAATAA
- the flgM gene encoding flagellar biosynthesis anti-sigma factor FlgM, which translates to MVIDFSRLNNTQALPGNTRTNGVKDSVEAKSQPLPAKAEQASASQSGESVHLSNEAQQLQKVTDSLRDQPVVNKARVAELKQAIADGSYKVDSSRVANKLLNFEAER; encoded by the coding sequence ATGGTCATTGATTTCAGTCGTTTGAATAACACCCAGGCTTTGCCGGGCAATACGCGCACCAACGGTGTCAAGGACAGCGTAGAAGCCAAGTCCCAGCCCTTGCCCGCCAAGGCAGAGCAGGCCAGCGCCAGCCAGAGCGGGGAATCGGTACACCTGAGCAATGAGGCTCAACAGTTGCAGAAGGTCACTGACTCGCTGCGTGATCAGCCGGTTGTCAATAAAGCTCGCGTGGCTGAGTTGAAACAGGCCATCGCCGACGGCAGCTATAAAGTCGACAGCAGCCGTGTAGCCAATAAGCTGCTTAACTTCGAAGCCGAGCGCTAG
- a CDS encoding flagella synthesis protein FlgN, translated as MHHDEHLLQLIIDDLAPTHQLLELLKEESLALYGRDMPLLEEILARKQSLIVLLEQHGKKRSQILISLGLPADHEGLAQLASHSSVGDQLLAQSKELNQLLAQCQEANLLNGQSIQLQQATTANQLRILHGGEPPALYNAQGSTSRLVKPSTRSQA; from the coding sequence ATGCACCACGACGAACATCTGCTTCAACTGATCATTGATGATCTGGCGCCAACGCACCAGTTGCTTGAGCTGCTCAAGGAAGAATCCCTGGCCCTGTACGGCCGGGACATGCCCTTGCTCGAAGAAATCCTGGCGCGCAAGCAGTCGCTGATTGTGTTGCTCGAACAACACGGCAAGAAGCGCAGCCAGATACTCATCAGCCTGGGCCTGCCTGCCGATCACGAAGGCCTGGCACAACTGGCTAGCCACTCCTCGGTCGGTGATCAATTACTGGCGCAAAGCAAAGAACTCAATCAATTGCTTGCCCAGTGCCAGGAAGCCAACCTGCTCAACGGCCAATCAATCCAGCTTCAGCAAGCCACGACCGCCAATCAGTTGCGCATACTGCACGGTGGTGAGCCTCCGGCCCTGTACAACGCCCAAGGCTCCACCTCTCGCCTGGTCAAGCCAAGTACCCGCAGCCAAGCCTGA
- the cheR gene encoding protein-glutamate O-methyltransferase CheR, which yields MSTGNLDFEQFRVFLEKACGILLGENKQYLVSSRLNKLMEQQGIKSLGELVQRIQGQPRSGLKEMVVDAMTTNETLWFRDTYPFEVLKNKVLPEAIKASPGQRLRIWSAACSSGQEPYSISMSIDEFERTNMGQLKAGAQIVATDLSGTMLTNCKTGEYDSLALGRGLSQERLQRYFDPKGAGRWAIKAPIKNRVEFRSFNLLDSYASLGKFDMVFCRNVLIYFSAEVKKDILLRIHGTLKRGGYLFLGASEALNGLPDHYQMVQCSPGIIYQAK from the coding sequence TTGTCTACGGGTAATTTGGATTTCGAACAGTTCCGGGTCTTCCTGGAAAAAGCCTGTGGCATATTGCTCGGTGAAAACAAGCAGTACCTGGTATCCAGCCGTCTCAACAAACTGATGGAACAGCAGGGCATCAAGTCCCTGGGTGAGTTGGTCCAGCGGATCCAGGGGCAGCCGCGCAGCGGGCTCAAGGAAATGGTGGTCGATGCAATGACCACTAACGAAACCTTGTGGTTTCGCGATACCTACCCCTTTGAAGTGCTCAAGAACAAAGTGTTGCCGGAAGCCATCAAGGCCAGCCCGGGCCAGCGCCTGCGCATCTGGTCGGCGGCCTGTTCGTCGGGGCAGGAACCCTACTCGATCTCGATGTCCATCGACGAGTTCGAGCGAACCAACATGGGCCAGTTGAAAGCCGGCGCGCAAATTGTCGCTACCGACTTGTCCGGCACCATGCTCACCAACTGCAAGACCGGTGAGTACGACAGCCTGGCCCTGGGCCGCGGTTTATCCCAGGAGCGCCTGCAGCGTTACTTCGACCCCAAAGGCGCCGGGCGCTGGGCGATCAAGGCACCGATCAAGAACCGCGTGGAGTTTCGCTCGTTCAACCTGCTCGACAGCTACGCCAGCCTGGGCAAGTTCGACATGGTGTTCTGCCGCAACGTGCTGATCTATTTCTCGGCCGAAGTGAAGAAAGACATCCTGTTGCGCATCCACGGCACGCTCAAGCGCGGCGGTTACCTGTTCCTCGGTGCTTCCGAAGCCTTGAATGGCCTGCCGGACCATTACCAGATGGTGCAGTGCAGCCCGGGGATCATCTACCAGGCCAAGTAA
- a CDS encoding MFS transporter, with product MRQIWKSFRALYFASLMMLIGSGLLSTYLALRLAADNVDSLWVGALMAANYFGLVLGGKIGHRLIARVGHIRAYATCAGIVGAAVLGHGLIDWLPAWIVLRIIVGLGMMCQYMVIESWLNEQADAKQRGVVFSGYMIASYLGLVLGQLILVMHPHLGLELLMLVALCFALCLVPVAMTRRIHPAPLHPAPMEPRFFIKRVPQSLSTVLGAGLIVGSFYGLAPLYASQQGLTTEQVGLFMGSCIFAGLVVQWPLGWLSDRYDRALLIRCFALCLAVTALPLAIMTQVPLEVLFVAGFFCSLVQFCLYPLAVAFSNDHVEGDRRVSLTAMLLVTYGIGASIGPLLAGVVMKLFGSQMLYAFFSLCALILVWRIRPKAVTNLHQVDDAPLHHVAMPDSMSSSPLVAALDPRVDEQVVQEQMQVTVPDPEPEPDPVTDEPANEEPQEPVDPDEHPHDLSRARP from the coding sequence ATGCGCCAGATCTGGAAATCTTTTCGAGCCCTTTATTTCGCCTCTTTGATGATGCTGATTGGCTCCGGCCTGCTCAGTACTTACCTGGCCTTGCGCCTGGCGGCAGACAATGTCGACAGTTTGTGGGTCGGTGCGCTGATGGCCGCCAACTATTTTGGCTTGGTACTGGGCGGCAAGATCGGGCATCGCCTGATAGCCCGCGTTGGACATATTCGTGCCTACGCGACTTGCGCCGGAATCGTCGGCGCGGCAGTGCTGGGTCATGGCTTGATTGATTGGCTACCTGCCTGGATCGTGCTGCGGATAATCGTCGGCCTGGGGATGATGTGCCAGTACATGGTTATCGAAAGCTGGCTCAATGAACAGGCGGATGCCAAGCAGCGTGGCGTAGTGTTCAGCGGCTACATGATCGCGTCCTACCTCGGGTTGGTACTGGGGCAGTTGATCCTGGTCATGCATCCTCACCTTGGGCTTGAACTGCTGATGTTGGTCGCGTTGTGTTTTGCGTTGTGCCTGGTGCCTGTGGCCATGACCCGACGCATTCACCCCGCGCCCCTGCACCCGGCCCCGATGGAGCCCCGTTTTTTTATAAAGCGTGTGCCACAGTCTCTCAGTACGGTGCTGGGCGCGGGCTTGATCGTTGGGTCGTTCTACGGTTTGGCGCCGCTCTACGCGTCTCAGCAGGGGCTGACGACTGAGCAAGTCGGCTTGTTCATGGGTAGCTGCATTTTTGCCGGCTTGGTCGTTCAGTGGCCGCTGGGATGGCTATCGGACCGCTATGACCGCGCGCTGTTGATTCGCTGCTTTGCGTTGTGCCTGGCCGTAACAGCGTTGCCGCTGGCGATCATGACTCAAGTACCGCTGGAAGTGCTGTTTGTGGCAGGCTTCTTCTGTTCGCTGGTGCAGTTCTGCCTTTACCCATTGGCAGTGGCTTTTTCCAACGATCATGTAGAAGGTGATCGTCGGGTTTCGCTGACGGCCATGTTGTTGGTGACCTACGGCATAGGCGCCAGTATCGGCCCACTGTTGGCGGGTGTCGTGATGAAGTTGTTCGGCAGCCAGATGCTCTACGCGTTTTTCAGTTTGTGTGCGTTGATCCTGGTATGGCGCATCCGTCCCAAAGCAGTGACCAACCTGCACCAGGTCGACGACGCCCCGCTGCATCACGTGGCGATGCCTGACAGCATGTCCAGTTCACCGCTGGTAGCAGCGCTCGACCCACGGGTGGATGAGCAAGTGGTGCAGGAGCAGATGCAGGTCACTGTCCCTGACCCGGAACCCGAGCCAGACCCGGTAACTGATGAGCCAGCCAATGAAGAGCCGCAGGAGCCGGTAGACCCGGATGAACATCCCCATGACTTGAGCAGGGCACGCCCCTGA